The Candidatus Omnitrophota bacterium genome includes a region encoding these proteins:
- the prfA gene encoding peptide chain release factor 1, which yields MLKTNELARLKKSEERFVELEKLLADADIAADQGRYGKLAKEFSGLTSLVEPYRSYQKTADQIRELQDLLKSKHDAEFEQMARSELVDLGSRLAVWEKKLSDALDPRKNEQDKDIIIEIRAGTGGLEASLFAADLYRMYSKYADLKGWRLELIEFDETEAGGVKEVIFSLSGKGCSKRLKWESGTHRVQRVPTTEASGRIHTSAVTVAILFEPEEIDLVVDAKDLKIDVYRSSGPGGQSVNTTDSAVRITHLPTNTVVVCQDERSQLKNRAKAMRILRARILDKKKQDAFAKEAALRKSQVGSGDRSEKIRTYNFPDRRITDHRIGFTTHQLESVLEGNLDELTDALMAAEREVLEKAQAA from the coding sequence ATGCTAAAAACAAATGAGTTGGCCCGGCTCAAAAAAAGCGAAGAGCGTTTTGTTGAGCTGGAAAAACTGCTGGCTGACGCGGACATTGCCGCCGACCAGGGCCGGTATGGAAAACTCGCCAAAGAATTTTCCGGTCTAACATCCCTCGTTGAGCCGTACCGTTCCTATCAAAAGACCGCGGACCAGATCCGCGAACTGCAGGACCTCCTCAAAAGCAAACACGACGCTGAATTTGAGCAAATGGCCAGGTCTGAACTGGTTGACCTGGGCTCGCGTTTGGCTGTTTGGGAAAAGAAACTTTCCGACGCTTTAGACCCCCGCAAGAATGAACAGGACAAGGACATCATCATTGAGATCCGCGCCGGCACCGGAGGCCTGGAGGCCAGTTTATTTGCCGCGGACCTTTACCGCATGTACAGCAAATACGCGGACCTCAAAGGGTGGCGTCTGGAATTGATCGAGTTTGATGAGACGGAGGCCGGCGGGGTCAAGGAAGTCATTTTTTCTTTAAGCGGCAAGGGTTGTTCCAAGCGCCTGAAGTGGGAAAGCGGAACGCATCGCGTCCAGCGCGTGCCCACCACCGAGGCCTCGGGCCGTATCCATACCTCGGCAGTCACCGTGGCCATTCTCTTTGAGCCCGAAGAGATCGACCTGGTCGTTGACGCCAAGGACCTTAAGATCGACGTGTACCGTTCTTCCGGTCCGGGCGGGCAAAGCGTCAATACCACGGATTCGGCCGTGCGCATCACGCATTTGCCCACCAATACGGTGGTCGTGTGCCAGGATGAGCGTTCGCAGTTAAAGAACAGGGCCAAGGCCATGCGCATTTTGCGCGCGCGCATTCTGGACAAGAAGAAACAGGACGCGTTCGCCAAAGAAGCCGCTCTGCGCAAGTCGCAGGTCGGTTCCGGCGACCGCAGTGAAAAGATCCGCACCTATAATTTCCCCGACCGGCGCATCACCGACCACCGCATCGGGTTCACCACGCATCAATTGGAATCCGTGCTGGAAGGGAATCTGGACGAATTGACCGACGCCCTCATGGCCGCGGAACGCGAAGTCCTCGAAAAAGCCCAGGCCGCGTAA
- the rpmE gene encoding 50S ribosomal protein L31, translating to MKANIHPAYDQAIITCACGSVIHTRATKKSIRVEICSQCHPFFTGAKKFVDTAGRIERFNKRYAKNK from the coding sequence ATGAAAGCCAATATCCATCCCGCGTATGACCAGGCCATCATCACCTGCGCCTGCGGCAGTGTCATCCATACGCGCGCGACCAAAAAAAGCATCCGCGTGGAGATCTGCTCCCAGTGCCATCCGTTCTTTACGGGGGCCAAGAAGTTCGTGGATACGGCCGGCCGCATTGAGCGTTTCAACAAGCGTTATGCTAAAAACAAATGA
- the rho gene encoding transcription termination factor Rho translates to MHIEELKEMKMVELTKIAHDMDIQGAGGLKKQDLMFKILQAQAEKEGLMFGEGTLEILTEGFGFLRSAEYNYLPCPDDIYVSPSQIRRFDLKTGDTVSGQIRPPKEGEKYFALLKVEAVNFENPEKSKDKIFFDNLTPLYPKTHLKLEIDQKEVSTRIMDLLTPIGKGQRALIVAPPYSGKTVLMQKIANSIVTNHPEVVLIVLLIDERPEEVTDMQRSVKGEVIASTFDEPAERHVQIAEIVIEKAKRLVEHKRDVVILLDSITRLARAYNTVVPHSGKILSGGVDSNALHKPKRFFGAARNIEEGGSLTIIATSLVDTGSRMDEVIFEEFKGTGNMELQLDRNLFQRRIYPAIDIKRSNTRHEELLVSESDLQRVWLLRKAFNDLNSAEAMELLIDKISKFKTNAEFLQNMNK, encoded by the coding sequence GTGCATATAGAAGAACTCAAAGAGATGAAAATGGTCGAGTTGACCAAGATCGCCCACGACATGGACATTCAGGGCGCCGGCGGCCTTAAAAAGCAGGACCTGATGTTCAAGATCCTTCAGGCCCAGGCGGAAAAAGAAGGCCTCATGTTCGGGGAGGGGACCCTGGAGATCCTCACCGAGGGATTTGGTTTCTTGAGAAGCGCCGAATACAACTATCTGCCCTGTCCGGATGATATTTACGTATCGCCTTCGCAGATCCGCCGTTTTGACCTAAAGACCGGGGACACGGTTTCCGGCCAGATCCGTCCGCCCAAGGAAGGGGAAAAGTATTTCGCCCTTTTGAAGGTTGAGGCGGTCAATTTTGAGAATCCCGAAAAGAGCAAGGACAAGATCTTCTTTGATAACCTGACGCCTTTGTATCCCAAGACGCACCTGAAACTGGAGATCGACCAGAAGGAGGTCTCCACCCGCATCATGGACCTTTTGACGCCCATCGGCAAGGGCCAGCGCGCTTTGATCGTGGCCCCTCCGTATAGCGGTAAAACGGTGCTCATGCAGAAGATCGCCAATTCCATCGTCACCAACCATCCGGAAGTGGTGCTCATCGTTCTTTTGATCGACGAGCGTCCGGAAGAGGTCACGGACATGCAGCGCAGTGTCAAGGGCGAGGTCATTGCCTCCACCTTTGACGAGCCCGCGGAACGCCACGTGCAGATCGCGGAGATCGTCATTGAAAAGGCCAAACGTCTGGTTGAGCACAAACGCGACGTGGTCATCCTGCTGGATAGCATCACGCGTCTGGCCCGTGCCTATAACACCGTGGTCCCGCACAGCGGAAAGATCCTCTCCGGCGGTGTGGACTCCAACGCTTTGCACAAGCCCAAGCGGTTTTTCGGCGCCGCGCGCAATATTGAGGAAGGCGGTTCCCTGACCATCATCGCCACGTCCCTGGTGGACACCGGAAGCCGCATGGATGAAGTCATCTTTGAAGAGTTCAAAGGCACCGGCAACATGGAATTACAGCTGGATCGCAATCTGTTCCAGCGGCGCATTTACCCGGCCATTGACATCAAGCGTTCCAACACCCGCCACGAAGAATTGCTGGTCTCGGAAAGCGACCTTCAGCGCGTCTGGCTTTTGCGCAAGGCCTTCAATGACCTGAATTCCGCGGAGGCCATGGAGCTTTTGATCGACAAGATCTCCAAATTCAAGACCAACGCGGAGTTCTTGCAAAACATGAATAAATAA
- the coaE gene encoding dephospho-CoA kinase (Dephospho-CoA kinase (CoaE) performs the final step in coenzyme A biosynthesis.): MLIVGVTGGLGTGKTTVAAMFKRHGAGIIDADAITRGLLGPKGKCIKRVAKIFPDAILKLILNRQALASIVFQNSHTLKKLTDIVFPPALKEVQRQISLYRNKPLIVLDVPLLFESGWEKIVDITVVVKASRCQQFERCRLSGADITRRLRLQMPLSEKVRRADIVIDNRGTIGETRQQVDAVVDRLLQRKKQNRRTE, encoded by the coding sequence ATGCTTATCGTAGGCGTCACAGGCGGTTTAGGCACGGGCAAAACCACGGTCGCGGCCATGTTCAAGCGCCATGGCGCCGGGATCATTGACGCGGATGCCATCACCCGCGGCCTTTTGGGCCCCAAAGGAAAATGCATTAAAAGAGTGGCAAAAATTTTTCCAGATGCTATACTGAAGTTAATATTAAACCGCCAGGCACTTGCCAGCATTGTTTTTCAAAATTCTCACACATTAAAAAAACTCACCGATATCGTTTTTCCGCCAGCGTTGAAGGAAGTTCAAAGGCAGATCTCCCTATATAGAAACAAACCTCTGATCGTTCTTGATGTCCCGCTCTTATTTGAATCCGGATGGGAAAAAATCGTTGATATCACTGTTGTGGTGAAGGCGTCCCGTTGCCAGCAATTCGAACGGTGCAGATTGTCCGGGGCTGATATCACACGGCGCCTGCGCCTGCAAATGCCCTTGAGCGAAAAGGTCCGGCGAGCGGACATCGTCATAGATAATCGCGGCACCATTGGTGAAACCCGCCAGCAAGTGGATGCCGTTGTTGATAGATTGCTTCAAAGGAAAAAACAAAACAGGAGAACGGAATGA
- a CDS encoding glycogen/starch synthase has protein sequence MKIVFCASEVVPFAKTGGLADVCGALPLALEGLGHEIVIITPRYKTSKGIPSPVVRIGKNIRVYFVEHNRYFQRDGLYGDYGGDYNDNLERFAFFCHEALAILKRIKFKPDIIHCHDWHTALIPVLLKTKFQSDPFFKNTRSVLTIHNLAYQGVFPKQQYAKLGVEGHLFHMQGLEFYDQINVLKGGIIFSDAVTTVSPQYAREIQGEELGCSLDGVLRNRGRDVTGILNGLDYEAWNPKDDPFLDFPYSSQDPQEKFLNKMVVRAMMNLSSPDSRAPLFGFVGRLCHQKGVDLIAGVVDDIVRLGGQIVLTGVGERKYHRMLEECAGRHSKNMGIFLKFDENVAHKIYAGCDFFLMPSAFEPCGLGQMIALRYGSIPVVHHTGGLADTIKLYDPIHQSGNGFVFTKYDKPSFVKALAEAVKTYRDQKQMDFLTDQAFRHRFSWERSAREYLRVYQKCLS, from the coding sequence ATGAAAATCGTTTTTTGCGCATCAGAAGTGGTCCCATTCGCCAAGACCGGCGGGCTTGCCGACGTGTGCGGGGCCTTGCCGTTGGCTTTGGAAGGATTGGGCCATGAGATCGTTATCATCACGCCCCGGTATAAAACGTCCAAAGGCATCCCTTCGCCCGTGGTGCGCATCGGTAAAAATATCCGCGTTTATTTTGTTGAACACAACCGTTATTTCCAACGGGACGGCCTCTACGGCGACTATGGCGGCGACTACAATGACAATCTTGAGCGGTTCGCCTTTTTCTGCCACGAGGCCTTGGCCATCCTCAAGCGTATCAAATTCAAACCGGACATCATCCATTGCCATGACTGGCATACGGCGCTCATCCCGGTTTTGCTGAAGACCAAATTCCAAAGCGACCCTTTCTTCAAGAACACCCGGTCGGTTCTGACCATCCACAATCTGGCGTATCAGGGCGTTTTTCCCAAACAGCAATACGCCAAACTGGGGGTGGAGGGGCATTTGTTCCACATGCAGGGCCTGGAATTTTATGACCAGATCAATGTCCTGAAAGGCGGCATCATTTTCAGCGACGCGGTCACCACCGTCAGCCCTCAATACGCCAGGGAGATCCAGGGTGAGGAATTGGGCTGCAGCCTTGACGGGGTCTTGCGCAACCGTGGCCGCGATGTCACCGGTATCCTCAACGGCCTGGACTATGAGGCCTGGAACCCCAAGGACGACCCGTTTTTGGATTTTCCTTATTCCTCCCAGGACCCGCAGGAAAAATTTCTTAACAAGATGGTGGTCCGCGCCATGATGAATTTGTCTTCCCCAGACAGTCGCGCGCCGCTGTTCGGTTTTGTGGGGCGGCTCTGCCATCAAAAAGGCGTGGACCTCATTGCGGGGGTTGTGGACGATATCGTGCGTTTGGGCGGGCAGATCGTGTTGACCGGTGTCGGGGAGCGAAAATACCACCGGATGCTGGAAGAATGCGCGGGCCGTCATTCCAAAAATATGGGGATCTTTCTCAAATTTGATGAGAATGTTGCCCATAAGATCTACGCGGGCTGTGATTTTTTCCTGATGCCATCGGCGTTCGAGCCCTGCGGCCTGGGCCAGATGATCGCCCTGCGTTATGGCTCCATCCCCGTTGTGCACCACACCGGCGGTTTGGCCGACACCATCAAACTCTACGACCCCATCCATCAAAGCGGCAACGGGTTCGTTTTTACCAAATACGACAAGCCGTCGTTCGTCAAGGCGCTGGCAGAGGCGGTCAAAACCTACCGCGATCAAAAGCAGATGGATTTTTTGACCGATCAGGCCTTCCGCCACCGTTTTTCCTGGGAGAGATCGGCGCGCGAATACTTAAGGGTGTACCAGAAATGCTTATCGTAG
- the polA gene encoding DNA polymerase I — MSNARIFLVDGHGLCYRAFYAVKNLSNSKGQPTNAVFGFCNILRKLLNDLKPDHLAVCFDTGKKTHRQTKFADYKVQRPSMPDELISQMDIIRRVVAAYNIPMFEMEGYEADDMMATLAARFSGKDKDVVIVTDDKDMGQLVGDHIKLYSARQQQMISAQDVESKFGVTPGQIVDFIALAGDVSDNIPGVHGIGEVSARKLLSTYGSLKNIYTRLDKVTPVKLREKLEAGREHAFLSQELATLHTDLPVHVSLEDLKRKDPDSKALFDIYTELEFRKFAKEISGEGAEDPVAEDLKDYVHGHEGKKDIHIVYDLKALRKSGRLTDEAFKGDVFDVHLADYLLSGGQGKYNMPSLRSSEEGLRELYTLQKAMLKEQEVEVLFYDIEMPLADVLARMEKNGVRLDKAVLEELSKECAVKIKEAEDSLFEIAGTTFNLNSPKQLSEVLFERLKLPVIKKTKTGFSTDEEVLTRLAAKHPLPALILEYRQVAKLKSTYIDALPQLVDPADGRLHASFNQTGAETGRLSSNNPNLQNIPIRTDLGRRIRKAFVPYAKGHVLLSADYSQIELRVLAHLCGDVNLKKAFAEGADIHRYTASLIFDTPESKVDDNMRTTAKRINFGIIYGMSSFGLAKDLGVSIKEAQDFIDRYFLRYPKVRVFMDDEIVKAREQGYVTTLLCRRRYLPEIHNANMGLRQFAERQAINTPVQGTAADLIKLAMVNIDRLMTEKKMSSTMILTVHDELVFDVPQKEIGPMASLVRTEMEGVIKLSVPVKATVKTGPNWLEMTTLS, encoded by the coding sequence ATGTCCAATGCGCGCATATTTCTGGTGGATGGCCACGGCCTCTGTTACAGGGCTTTTTACGCGGTCAAAAACCTGTCCAACTCCAAAGGCCAGCCCACCAACGCGGTGTTCGGCTTTTGCAATATCCTGCGCAAACTTCTCAACGATCTGAAACCGGACCATCTGGCGGTTTGTTTTGATACGGGCAAGAAAACGCATCGCCAAACCAAGTTTGCCGACTATAAGGTCCAACGGCCGTCCATGCCCGACGAACTGATCAGCCAGATGGACATCATCCGCCGTGTGGTCGCGGCCTATAACATCCCTATGTTTGAAATGGAAGGGTATGAAGCGGACGATATGATGGCCACTCTTGCCGCGCGTTTTTCCGGAAAAGACAAGGACGTTGTCATCGTCACCGACGACAAAGACATGGGCCAATTGGTCGGGGACCACATCAAACTCTACAGCGCCCGCCAACAGCAGATGATCAGCGCGCAAGATGTGGAAAGCAAATTCGGCGTCACCCCTGGTCAGATCGTGGACTTTATCGCCCTGGCCGGCGACGTTTCCGATAATATTCCCGGTGTCCATGGCATCGGCGAGGTTTCGGCCCGTAAATTGTTAAGTACATATGGGTCTTTGAAGAACATTTACACCCGTCTCGACAAGGTCACTCCGGTCAAATTGCGGGAAAAATTGGAAGCAGGTCGCGAACACGCTTTTTTAAGCCAGGAATTGGCGACCCTGCACACTGACCTGCCCGTGCATGTTTCTCTGGAAGATCTCAAACGCAAAGATCCGGACAGCAAAGCGTTGTTTGACATCTACACCGAATTGGAATTCCGTAAATTCGCCAAGGAAATTTCCGGCGAAGGGGCCGAGGATCCCGTTGCCGAAGATCTCAAGGACTACGTGCATGGACATGAGGGAAAAAAAGACATCCACATCGTTTATGACCTCAAAGCCCTGCGCAAAAGCGGCCGGCTCACGGATGAGGCCTTCAAGGGGGATGTGTTTGACGTGCATTTGGCGGATTATTTATTATCCGGCGGCCAGGGCAAATACAATATGCCTTCTTTGAGGTCCAGCGAAGAGGGACTGCGCGAATTATATACCCTGCAGAAAGCCATGCTCAAAGAACAAGAGGTGGAGGTCCTTTTTTACGATATTGAAATGCCTTTGGCCGATGTTTTGGCCCGCATGGAGAAAAACGGCGTGCGGCTGGACAAGGCGGTGCTGGAGGAACTTTCAAAAGAGTGCGCCGTCAAGATCAAAGAGGCGGAGGATTCGCTGTTTGAGATCGCGGGCACGACGTTTAACCTCAATTCACCCAAACAATTGAGCGAAGTCCTGTTTGAGCGCCTCAAACTCCCCGTCATCAAGAAAACGAAAACCGGTTTTTCCACCGACGAGGAGGTCCTGACCCGTTTGGCCGCCAAGCATCCTTTGCCGGCCCTGATCCTGGAATACCGTCAGGTGGCCAAATTAAAGTCCACCTATATTGATGCCTTGCCGCAGCTTGTTGACCCGGCGGACGGGCGTCTGCACGCGTCTTTTAACCAGACCGGCGCCGAGACCGGGCGTTTGAGTTCCAATAATCCCAATCTGCAGAACATCCCCATCCGCACGGACTTAGGCAGGCGGATCCGCAAGGCCTTTGTGCCTTATGCCAAAGGCCACGTGCTTTTGTCCGCGGATTATTCGCAGATCGAACTGCGCGTCCTGGCTCATTTGTGCGGCGACGTGAATTTAAAGAAGGCATTTGCCGAGGGCGCGGACATTCACCGTTACACGGCCAGCCTGATCTTTGATACGCCGGAGTCAAAGGTGGACGACAACATGCGCACCACGGCCAAGCGGATCAATTTCGGGATCATTTATGGCATGAGTTCTTTCGGTTTGGCCAAGGACTTGGGCGTTTCCATCAAGGAAGCCCAGGATTTCATTGACCGGTATTTTTTGCGCTACCCCAAGGTGCGCGTATTCATGGATGATGAGATCGTCAAGGCCAGGGAACAGGGATATGTCACCACCTTGCTTTGCCGCCGTCGTTATTTGCCGGAAATTCATAATGCCAATATGGGTTTGCGCCAGTTCGCCGAGCGCCAGGCCATCAATACGCCGGTGCAGGGCACGGCCGCCGATCTCATCAAACTGGCCATGGTCAACATTGACCGGCTGATGACCGAAAAGAAAATGTCCTCAACCATGATCCTGACCGTGCACGACGAACTTGTCTTTGACGTGCCGCAAAAAGAGATCGGCCCTATGGCTTCGCTGGTGCGTACCGAGATGGAAGGGGTCATCAAACTTTCTGTCCCCGTCAAAGCCACCGTCAAAACCGGACCAAACTGGCTGGAGATGACAACGCTATCATGA
- a CDS encoding FAD-dependent oxidoreductase: MSNIVIIGNGIPAISAIETIRAEDQGSPITLLCPEGILPYDRTLLAAHLAKEVKEQGLHPKHASFFKEHGVDIVLNEQLSRVSTKRKYVGAESKRQFPYDRLLVTDLGAVHGPDIKGRGKEGIFDCAHYKSMEALAKHIPFIDNAVVCVSNFLGLNTACALKMLGKEVSVVSPAVGGGILPDVFDEETTMLLKQILEGKGLKVMAGNAVEEILGDGEVKAVRLKSGKVIAAQAVIFDDLKADTRVFSDGMPDGVDMAAVDQPSTGVRDFGLKVINGTCAGVVRRAPQGGREYMQFDGPDNVYKKIFIQDGHIVGFVLFNAAFAKEKLLRDLLEGKEVAQTQEQLFSEYFSAVGGSASG, encoded by the coding sequence ATGTCCAATATTGTCATTATCGGTAACGGAATTCCCGCCATCAGCGCGATCGAGACAATCCGCGCCGAAGATCAAGGATCGCCCATCACGCTGTTGTGTCCCGAAGGTATTTTACCGTATGATCGTACGCTGCTCGCCGCTCATTTGGCCAAAGAGGTCAAAGAGCAGGGCCTTCATCCCAAACACGCATCGTTTTTTAAAGAGCATGGGGTGGATATCGTCCTCAATGAACAATTGTCCCGCGTGAGCACCAAACGCAAATACGTGGGCGCGGAAAGCAAACGGCAATTTCCTTATGACCGTCTTTTGGTCACTGATCTGGGCGCTGTGCATGGACCGGACATTAAGGGCCGCGGCAAAGAGGGTATTTTTGACTGCGCGCATTACAAGTCCATGGAGGCCTTGGCTAAGCACATCCCGTTCATTGACAATGCTGTTGTGTGCGTCAGCAATTTTTTGGGATTGAACACGGCCTGCGCCTTGAAGATGTTGGGCAAGGAAGTCAGTGTTGTCAGCCCCGCCGTGGGCGGTGGGATCCTGCCGGATGTTTTTGACGAAGAGACCACTATGCTTTTAAAGCAGATCCTTGAGGGTAAGGGCTTGAAGGTCATGGCGGGAAATGCCGTGGAAGAAATTTTAGGCGATGGTGAGGTCAAAGCGGTGCGTTTGAAATCCGGCAAGGTGATCGCGGCGCAAGCCGTCATTTTTGATGACCTCAAAGCTGATACAAGGGTTTTTAGCGACGGCATGCCTGATGGCGTGGACATGGCCGCTGTTGATCAACCGTCGACAGGTGTCCGTGATTTCGGCCTTAAGGTCATCAACGGCACCTGCGCCGGTGTGGTGCGCCGGGCCCCCCAAGGCGGGCGGGAATACATGCAATTTGACGGCCCGGATAATGTTTATAAGAAAATTTTCATCCAGGACGGACACATTGTTGGTTTTGTTCTTTTTAACGCTGCTTTTGCCAAAGAAAAACTGCTCCGTGACCTTTTAGAGGGCAAAGAAGTGGCCCAAACCCAGGAACAGTTGTTCAGCGAATACTTCTCCGCCGTAGGCGGATCAGCCTCCGGCTGA